From Borrelia sp. RT5S, the proteins below share one genomic window:
- the dnaX gene encoding DNA polymerase III subunit gamma/tau, which produces MISLRGTAIRRRPRDFNSLEGQDFVAETLKHSIENNKIANAYIFSGPRGVGKTSSARAFARCLNCKTGSTITPCGVCTSCKSIDNDNSLDIIEIDGASNTSVQDVRQIKEEIMFPPASSKYRIYIVDEVHMLSNSAFNALLKTIEEPPSYIVFVFATTEVHKLPDTIKSRCQHFNFRLLPLKKIYEMLKRICLEDGIKYEDEALKWIAYKSGGSVRDSYTLFDQIVSFSNSDIKLEQIKSKMGLASDEFLEKLALSILDEDLKELIHILDETFLTGISCEQFLLDVIEFFREILFLKLDIKNLAFIGVKSEYLKAKLLEFDLNHIERSISILLDAYRDLQFSVNPRYELEISFIKIVRLKDYIPNHVLIKQIQNIEDKVCGEVGLSIADIDLNLEAKSIVSTEESNKSDSVSLRSKAESSESLDSDSIDDIFIETEDDFNKLEESDKIKERFVYFVSKYVQTLMYSGEVLIENGVLYYKVFSLFEYNQLQAYQGEIRAEFCKEFPKLEVVFQGHFKNSDDEFENEVMRIKNIFGAIEVKE; this is translated from the coding sequence ATGATATCTTTAAGGGGTACTGCCATTAGGAGGCGTCCTAGAGATTTTAATTCTCTTGAAGGACAAGATTTTGTTGCCGAGACTTTAAAACATTCAATAGAAAACAATAAGATAGCTAACGCTTACATATTTTCAGGGCCACGAGGTGTTGGGAAGACTTCTTCTGCGAGGGCCTTTGCTAGGTGTTTGAATTGCAAAACAGGATCTACGATTACTCCTTGCGGGGTATGTACCAGTTGTAAGTCCATTGATAATGACAATAGTCTCGATATTATTGAAATTGATGGCGCTTCAAATACTTCTGTACAGGATGTTAGGCAAATTAAGGAAGAAATAATGTTTCCTCCTGCTAGTTCGAAGTATAGAATCTACATTGTTGATGAAGTGCATATGCTTTCAAACTCTGCTTTTAATGCTCTTTTAAAGACAATTGAAGAGCCTCCTAGTTATATTGTTTTTGTTTTTGCGACTACAGAAGTACATAAACTTCCCGATACAATAAAGAGTAGATGTCAACATTTTAACTTTCGACTCTTACCCTTAAAGAAGATTTATGAGATGTTAAAGCGAATTTGTCTTGAAGATGGTATTAAATACGAAGATGAAGCACTGAAATGGATTGCGTACAAGAGCGGAGGGAGTGTAAGAGATTCTTATACTCTTTTTGATCAAATTGTTTCTTTTAGTAATTCTGATATAAAACTTGAACAAATAAAATCTAAGATGGGATTAGCTAGTGATGAATTTTTGGAAAAATTAGCATTAAGTATTCTTGATGAAGATTTAAAGGAATTGATTCATATCCTAGATGAGACTTTCTTGACGGGAATTTCATGTGAGCAGTTTCTTCTTGATGTAATTGAATTTTTTAGAGAAATATTGTTTTTAAAACTAGATATTAAAAATCTTGCTTTTATTGGAGTTAAGTCTGAGTATTTAAAAGCAAAATTATTGGAGTTTGACTTAAACCACATTGAAAGGAGCATTAGTATATTGCTTGACGCCTATAGGGATTTACAATTTTCGGTAAACCCTAGGTATGAACTTGAGATTAGTTTTATTAAAATAGTTAGACTCAAGGATTATATACCAAATCATGTTTTAATTAAGCAAATACAAAACATTGAAGATAAGGTTTGTGGTGAGGTTGGGCTTAGTATAGCTGATATTGACTTAAACTTGGAAGCAAAGAGCATTGTCTCAACAGAAGAGTCAAACAAAAGTGATTCTGTCTCTTTAAGATCTAAAGCGGAGTCGTCTGAAAGTTTGGATTCTGATTCGATTGATGATATTTTCATAGAGACGGAAGATGACTTTAATAAGTTAGAAGAGAGTGATAAAATTAAGGAGAGGTTTGTCTATTTCGTATCTAAGTATGTACAAACTTTAATGTATTCGGGAGAGGTTTTGATTGAGAATGGGGTGCTTTATTATAAGGTTTTTAGTCTGTTTGAGTATAATCAGCTTCAGGCTTATCAAGGTGAGATAAGGGCTGAATTTTGCAAGGAATTTCCCAAATTAGAGGTTGTGTTTCAGGGTCATTTTAAGAATAGTGATGATGAATTTGAGAATGAGGTGATGAGAATTAAAAACATTTTTGGAGCAATTGAGGTGAAGGAGTAG
- a CDS encoding Nif3-like dinuclear metal center hexameric protein, protein MKVKDLAFKLDDMFRVKDFKDIDKGLNGLQVGNLEAEVGKVAFAVDASMMTLREARDYDFLITHHGIFWSKSERIVSIMYEKIKYLIEKDIALYSLHLPMDAHPIYSHSKVFSDFFGFKDPIPFANYRGADLGIIAVANANFSEILSKIRMRNKHLLYCKEFKEYVCKVAIVSGSGYSFFEEALEHGVDLFITGDTSHQIYPLAQECGVNLIFAGHYFTETFGLIKLMEYFRSYAELKIKFIDKDTNL, encoded by the coding sequence TTGAAAGTTAAGGATTTAGCATTCAAGTTGGATGATATGTTTCGGGTAAAGGATTTTAAAGATATTGATAAGGGGCTTAATGGTCTTCAGGTGGGCAATTTGGAGGCTGAGGTTGGCAAGGTTGCTTTTGCTGTTGATGCAAGTATGATGACTTTAAGAGAAGCTAGGGATTATGATTTTTTAATAACTCATCATGGTATTTTTTGGTCGAAATCTGAGAGAATTGTCTCTATTATGTATGAAAAGATTAAGTATCTTATTGAAAAAGATATAGCTCTTTACTCTTTGCATTTACCGATGGATGCACATCCTATCTATTCTCATAGCAAGGTGTTTTCCGATTTTTTTGGGTTTAAAGATCCTATTCCTTTTGCAAATTATAGGGGAGCTGATTTGGGTATTATTGCTGTTGCTAACGCTAATTTTTCTGAGATCCTTAGCAAGATTAGGATGCGCAATAAACATCTTCTTTATTGTAAAGAATTTAAAGAATATGTTTGCAAGGTGGCTATTGTTAGTGGTTCTGGATATTCTTTTTTTGAGGAAGCTCTGGAGCATGGCGTTGATTTATTCATAACAGGAGATACTTCTCATCAGATATACCCTTTGGCCCAGGAGTGTGGTGTGAATTTAATATTTGCGGGTCATTATTTTACTGAAACATTTGGTTTGATAAAATTAATGGAGTATTTTAGGAGTTATGCAGAATTGAAAATCAAGTTTATTGATAAAGACACCAATTTGTGA
- the pgeF gene encoding peptidoglycan editing factor PgeF has product MRVIEKDLYYEFELDPRIKLIYTKQPFDLSVKNISSDKLDFIHKDKKIKYLKQLHTNIVHEVFDDFVNFQVGDGLVSSSYNVALLAYYADCLPIYCFDSVKKYIGLIHSGYRGSFKLIILKMLLMFEKMGSSFGDLKVVFGPYNRACCYEISSEFLAKVKSKFSKKLLDVSFCKRNDRMYFDNGSFNLGLISNFNLDIKDSGLCTYCEHNLYSHREHKGGRSYAAIWRV; this is encoded by the coding sequence ATGAGGGTAATTGAGAAGGATCTTTATTACGAATTTGAATTGGATCCCAGAATTAAGTTAATCTATACCAAGCAGCCTTTTGATTTAAGTGTTAAGAATATAAGTAGCGACAAGCTAGATTTTATTCACAAGGATAAGAAAATAAAATATCTTAAACAATTACATACAAATATTGTTCATGAAGTTTTTGATGATTTTGTTAATTTTCAGGTGGGGGACGGACTTGTTTCTTCTTCGTATAATGTTGCTCTTCTTGCTTACTACGCAGATTGCCTTCCGATATATTGTTTTGACAGTGTGAAAAAATATATCGGGCTTATTCACAGTGGATATAGGGGGAGTTTTAAACTTATTATCCTTAAGATGTTGCTTATGTTTGAGAAGATGGGGTCAAGTTTTGGAGATTTAAAAGTTGTATTTGGTCCTTACAATAGGGCATGTTGTTATGAAATTTCTTCGGAATTTTTAGCAAAGGTAAAATCAAAATTTAGTAAGAAGTTGTTGGATGTATCTTTTTGTAAGAGAAATGATAGAATGTACTTTGATAATGGCAGTTTTAATTTAGGGCTGATTTCTAATTTTAATTTAGACATTAAGGATTCAGGTCTTTGTACTTATTGTGAGCATAATCTTTATTCTCATAGGGAACACAAAGGTGGGAGAAGTTATGCTGCAATTTGGAGAGTTTAG
- the lspA gene encoding signal peptidase II: protein MGISKIRLINSYVFISVLVFFDQLSKSLIVQYVELGSEYLSIFGDFFKIIHVRNTGILFSIGSNIDDSLKNLFFLVLPVVVLVFVFYFSLKEKNSVSRISLLLILSGGIGNIIDRLFRPLGVVDFLDVKFFGIFGLQRWPTFNFADSYVVIGIGLFAICDLFIKNRKN, encoded by the coding sequence ATGGGTATAAGTAAAATTAGATTGATTAATAGTTATGTATTTATTTCTGTTTTGGTTTTTTTTGATCAATTATCTAAGTCTTTAATTGTTCAATATGTCGAACTTGGATCTGAATATTTATCTATTTTTGGAGATTTTTTTAAAATAATACATGTTAGGAATACTGGGATTTTATTTTCAATAGGTTCTAATATTGATGATAGTTTGAAGAATTTGTTTTTTCTTGTGCTTCCTGTTGTTGTTTTAGTTTTTGTTTTTTATTTTTCCTTAAAAGAAAAGAATAGCGTGAGCAGGATTTCGCTTTTATTGATTTTATCTGGTGGTATTGGGAATATTATTGATAGATTATTTAGACCTTTAGGAGTTGTGGATTTCCTGGATGTAAAATTTTTTGGTATTTTTGGGCTTCAGAGATGGCCAACTTTTAACTTTGCAGACAGCTATGTTGTCATAGGTATAGGGTTATTTGCGATTTGTGATTTATTTATAAAGAACAGAAAGAACTAA
- a CDS encoding nucleoside-diphosphate kinase — protein MSSLIQKTLCIIKPDGVRRGLIGNVIARFERAGLKIVATKMVLVNRKTAEEHYLYDDIAARHGEIVWKSLIDFIMSAPVFAFVVEGIESIEVVRKLCGSTEPKTASPGTIRGDFSYHSFNYANEKKFSIYNVIHAAANVKDALREIPIWFKENEILIYRRDDELEHYYD, from the coding sequence GTGTCTAGTTTAATACAAAAAACTTTATGCATTATTAAACCCGATGGTGTTAGAAGAGGTTTAATTGGTAATGTAATTGCTAGGTTCGAGAGAGCGGGATTAAAAATTGTAGCTACTAAGATGGTTTTAGTTAATAGAAAAACGGCAGAGGAGCATTATTTGTATGATGATATTGCTGCAAGACATGGAGAAATTGTTTGGAAGTCTTTAATTGATTTTATAATGAGTGCTCCGGTGTTTGCGTTTGTGGTTGAGGGTATTGAATCTATTGAAGTTGTCAGGAAGCTTTGTGGCTCTACAGAGCCAAAAACGGCTTCCCCTGGTACAATAAGAGGTGATTTTTCCTATCATAGTTTTAATTATGCAAATGAGAAAAAATTTTCAATTTACAATGTCATTCATGCTGCGGCTAATGTTAAGGATGCTCTTCGTGAAATACCGATTTGGTTTAAAGAAAATGAAATTTTAATTTATAGAAGGGATGATGAGCTTGAACATTATTATGATTGA
- a CDS encoding MATE family efflux transporter, with amino-acid sequence MIAKQDKTRDLVINGNIYKVIFVVGLPLVVTNIIQIFYELTDMFYVAKLGTLYVSALSLIWPINFFIVSLGMGMGIGSVSLIARSFGEGNYKKTARYSGQLLTLSFLLSILVALSAFIFIDSILDYIGASGELKDYAREYFSIAIYAIPVMFLSMAIVFILNAIGSTVISMIIILIANIVNFILDPMLIFTFDLGIAGAAWATLFSKLVTVVSYPIIAFCFNKCLKIYIKDLMPNLDYLLRMLKGGIPASLSQAMVSFSFIIFNSFIVTIGTDFLAAYGISNMIDTFLFLPAMAFSSALATIIGQNLGISKIKRASEALRKGFFVIGLISISTTLILIINRNFLISLFTGNKTVLEYANYYLFFIAIGSVGFSFQLALQGALIGAGLTNLVMVVTFTRVWLVAMPIMLIIKYFGVIFEYIWVFAAIPSYIGFFITLVIVLNGSWRHKKFY; translated from the coding sequence TTGATAGCAAAGCAAGACAAAACAAGGGATCTTGTCATCAATGGAAATATATATAAAGTAATTTTCGTCGTTGGTTTACCCCTAGTTGTCACTAACATTATTCAGATTTTTTATGAGTTAACTGATATGTTTTATGTAGCAAAACTTGGTACTTTATATGTGAGTGCGCTTTCTCTTATTTGGCCCATAAATTTTTTTATTGTATCCCTAGGAATGGGCATGGGTATAGGTAGCGTATCCTTAATAGCTAGAAGTTTTGGGGAGGGCAATTACAAGAAAACAGCTAGATACTCAGGTCAGTTATTAACCTTAAGCTTTCTTCTTTCTATATTGGTAGCTTTATCGGCATTCATTTTTATTGATTCGATTTTAGATTATATTGGTGCTTCTGGAGAGCTTAAAGATTATGCAAGAGAGTATTTTTCCATAGCTATTTATGCAATACCTGTAATGTTTTTAAGCATGGCTATTGTATTTATACTAAATGCAATAGGCTCCACGGTTATTTCTATGATAATAATTTTGATTGCAAATATTGTTAATTTTATTCTTGATCCAATGCTAATATTTACCTTTGACTTAGGCATTGCTGGTGCTGCTTGGGCCACTCTTTTTTCAAAGTTAGTTACCGTTGTAAGTTATCCCATTATTGCCTTCTGTTTTAATAAATGTTTAAAAATTTATATTAAAGATTTAATGCCTAATCTTGATTACTTGCTTCGGATGCTCAAGGGTGGTATCCCTGCGTCTTTAAGTCAGGCTATGGTATCTTTTTCTTTTATCATCTTCAATTCGTTTATTGTAACAATCGGAACTGATTTTTTGGCTGCCTACGGTATTTCTAACATGATAGATACATTTTTATTTCTGCCTGCAATGGCCTTTAGCTCTGCTTTAGCAACAATAATCGGACAAAATCTTGGTATAAGTAAAATAAAAAGAGCCAGCGAGGCTTTGCGTAAGGGATTTTTTGTCATAGGTCTAATTTCTATTTCTACAACATTAATTTTAATTATTAACAGAAATTTTTTGATATCTTTGTTTACTGGTAATAAAACAGTTTTAGAGTATGCAAATTATTATCTATTTTTTATTGCCATTGGTAGCGTTGGATTTTCTTTTCAACTTGCTCTTCAGGGTGCTCTGATTGGAGCAGGTTTAACCAATTTAGTTATGGTTGTGACTTTTACTAGAGTGTGGCTTGTTGCAATGCCTATTATGTTAATAATTAAATATTTTGGTGTAATTTTCGAGTATATTTGGGTTTTTGCTGCAATTCCAAGCTATATTGGGTTCTTTATTACTCTTGTTATTGTTCTTAACGGTTCTTGGAGGCACAAAAAGTTTTACTAG
- the recR gene encoding recombination mediator RecR gives MIIKDLINLISKLPGIGKKTAVRMVYDILSSSDEYAKNLGQSLINLHSRIGKCKNCYNFAEGEFCDICTDLNRNKGLICVVETPQDLEVIESTREYDGFYFVLHGHLDPLKDIGPGKLNLDKLAKYARVLGAREVVVATEFSVEGDVTANYIKSILKDLDINVTRIASGLPVGGSVSSSDKVTTLRAFRLRLKI, from the coding sequence TTGATTATAAAAGATTTAATTAATTTAATTTCTAAGTTGCCGGGTATAGGCAAAAAAACAGCGGTACGAATGGTTTATGATATTTTATCTAGTAGTGATGAGTATGCGAAAAATCTTGGTCAAAGTTTAATTAATCTTCATTCTAGGATAGGAAAATGTAAGAATTGTTACAATTTTGCTGAGGGGGAGTTTTGTGACATTTGTACAGATTTAAATAGAAATAAAGGTTTAATTTGCGTTGTGGAAACACCACAAGACTTGGAGGTTATTGAGTCTACCAGAGAGTATGATGGATTTTATTTTGTGCTTCATGGGCATCTTGATCCTTTAAAAGATATTGGCCCTGGTAAACTAAACCTTGATAAGCTGGCAAAATATGCCAGAGTACTTGGGGCTAGGGAGGTAGTTGTTGCTACAGAATTTAGCGTTGAAGGGGATGTAACGGCTAATTATATTAAGAGTATTTTAAAGGATTTAGATATTAATGTCACAAGAATAGCATCTGGGCTTCCTGTTGGAGGGAGCGTTAGTAGTTCAGACAAAGTTACTACCCTTAGGGCATTTCGTCTAAGACTTAAGATATAA
- a CDS encoding YmdB family metallophosphoesterase, producing the protein MALRVLITGEVVGKPGIIVIKEFLSTFKEDKKIDFVVSGNNFTTGFRGLCKRHVFLLRKYGVDVLTLGENAFARSALGGELDKYSFILKPLNYPVRLKGYSYFIYNVNGIRVAVIRLVGQTGVTKHNFNNPFFAFDYLYEKIKLHTNNIIVLFDSNTTAETNAMFFYLKSRVSVCFGIGRRILTADPRILEGTAVITDLGRVGSLNSVIGCVPELEIDKFLKGFLHNRFTESWEGLGFNGAIVEIDDEGKAVLVENVREYISFKGSLESQGDI; encoded by the coding sequence GTGGCTTTGCGAGTTTTAATTACTGGGGAAGTTGTAGGCAAGCCCGGTATTATTGTGATAAAAGAGTTTTTGTCTACTTTTAAAGAGGACAAAAAAATTGATTTTGTAGTGTCTGGTAATAATTTTACTACGGGATTTAGAGGACTTTGTAAGCGTCATGTTTTTTTGCTAAGAAAATATGGCGTTGATGTATTAACTTTAGGAGAGAATGCATTCGCAAGGTCTGCTCTGGGGGGTGAACTTGATAAATATAGTTTTATTTTAAAGCCTCTAAATTATCCTGTTAGACTGAAGGGTTACTCTTACTTTATTTACAACGTTAATGGTATTAGAGTTGCTGTAATTAGACTTGTTGGGCAGACGGGAGTTACGAAACATAATTTTAATAATCCTTTTTTTGCTTTTGATTATCTTTATGAAAAAATAAAATTACACACAAATAACATAATCGTACTTTTTGATTCAAACACTACGGCTGAAACGAATGCTATGTTTTTTTATTTAAAATCTAGAGTTAGTGTTTGTTTTGGCATTGGAAGGAGAATATTAACAGCCGATCCGAGAATCCTAGAAGGCACTGCTGTTATTACTGACCTTGGTAGGGTTGGAAGTTTAAATAGTGTTATTGGATGTGTTCCTGAACTTGAGATAGATAAATTTTTAAAAGGATTCCTACACAATCGATTTACTGAATCTTGGGAAGGGCTTGGCTTTAATGGCGCTATAGTTGAGATTGATGATGAGGGTAAGGCTGTTTTAGTGGAAAATGTAAGGGAGTATATTAGTTTTAAAGGTAGTTTAGAAAGTCAAGGTGATATTTAA
- the lptB gene encoding LPS export ABC transporter ATP-binding protein, whose translation MFLKKRDKIKSVKERLNVGCVNDIVLKADNIVKKYGEKVAVGGVTIGIHRGEVVGLLGPNGAGKTTTFYTIVGFIKSNSGRVLINNYDVSGLNMYERARIGIVYLPQEPSIFRELTVEDNILVALERREDLSQAERKIELVNLLKEFEIKRIQHQKAYTLSGGERRRTEIARALAVNPYFLLLDEPFAGIDPIAIGDIKNIIRVLKSKNIGVLITDHNVRDAFDIIDRAYIIYQGQVLDEGNVSYIVNSEKAKKLYLGEEFRL comes from the coding sequence ATGTTTCTGAAGAAAAGAGATAAAATAAAATCAGTAAAGGAAAGGCTCAATGTTGGCTGTGTGAATGATATTGTGCTTAAGGCAGATAACATTGTTAAAAAGTACGGAGAGAAAGTAGCCGTTGGTGGTGTTACTATTGGTATTCATCGAGGTGAAGTTGTGGGCTTGCTTGGCCCAAATGGAGCCGGTAAGACTACTACCTTTTATACTATTGTGGGGTTTATTAAATCTAATAGTGGGCGTGTATTAATAAATAATTATGATGTTTCTGGTCTTAATATGTATGAGAGAGCTCGGATAGGTATTGTATACTTGCCACAAGAGCCTTCTATTTTCAGAGAGCTTACGGTGGAAGATAATATTTTAGTTGCTCTTGAGAGGAGAGAAGATTTGTCTCAAGCTGAGCGTAAGATTGAGCTTGTAAATCTGCTTAAAGAATTTGAGATAAAGAGAATACAGCATCAAAAGGCCTATACTCTTTCTGGTGGGGAGAGAAGAAGAACTGAAATAGCTAGGGCCTTAGCGGTTAACCCATATTTTTTGTTGCTTGATGAACCTTTTGCAGGTATTGATCCTATTGCTATTGGTGATATAAAGAATATAATAAGGGTTTTAAAAAGTAAGAATATTGGTGTTCTAATTACAGATCACAATGTAAGGGATGCTTTTGACATAATAGACAGGGCTTATATTATTTACCAAGGACAGGTGCTTGATGAGGGGAATGTTTCCTACATTGTAAATAGCGAAAAGGCTAAAAAGCTTTATCTTGGTGAAGAGTTTAGATTATGA
- the murA gene encoding UDP-N-acetylglucosamine 1-carboxyvinyltransferase: MYKYLVEGGFRIGGKITASGNKNAALPCIVAALLTDEEVVLENIPNIKDVDVILKILKDVGAEVLREDNIVRIKVLNITKTEMSSSLTDLIRASILFIGPILARCGKINIAPPGGDVIGKRRLDTHFYGLSKLGARLIDNEQRIILEVDKLIGTEMFLDEASVTATENIIMAAVFAHGETVVMNAACEPHVQDLCRMLNTMGANINGIGSNIVKIKGVKKLRGTRFRIGSDFMQVGSLISLSALTGGELEINRADPRHFILIKHVYSKLGIDFEYDEENIYVKEKQDLRVRPDFGGHIPKIDDGPWPAFPTDLISIVIVTATQVQGTVLIFEKMFESRMFFVDKLIKMGAQIVLCDPHRVVVTGKTILKGSVLSSPDVRAGMSLLIAALCARGKSQIQNVYQIERGYEEVVGRLNSLGARIKKVLEE, from the coding sequence ATGTACAAATACCTTGTAGAAGGTGGTTTTAGGATAGGTGGGAAAATAACGGCTAGCGGTAATAAAAATGCAGCTTTGCCTTGTATAGTAGCTGCGCTACTTACAGATGAAGAGGTTGTATTGGAAAATATCCCAAATATTAAAGATGTAGATGTTATCTTGAAAATTTTAAAGGACGTGGGTGCTGAGGTTTTAAGAGAGGACAATATTGTCAGAATTAAGGTTTTAAATATTACCAAGACTGAGATGAGTTCTTCTTTAACGGATTTAATTAGGGCTTCTATTTTATTTATTGGGCCTATTCTTGCTAGGTGTGGAAAGATTAACATTGCTCCTCCTGGAGGTGATGTTATTGGAAAGAGGAGACTTGATACTCATTTTTATGGGCTCAGTAAGCTTGGAGCCAGGTTAATAGATAATGAACAGCGAATTATTTTAGAAGTAGATAAATTAATTGGAACTGAGATGTTTTTAGATGAAGCATCAGTTACTGCCACTGAAAATATTATCATGGCTGCTGTTTTTGCTCATGGGGAGACCGTGGTAATGAACGCTGCATGCGAACCGCATGTGCAAGATTTGTGTAGGATGTTAAATACTATGGGAGCTAATATCAATGGCATTGGTTCTAATATTGTTAAAATAAAGGGTGTTAAAAAGTTAAGGGGAACTAGGTTTCGCATAGGATCTGATTTTATGCAGGTAGGGTCCTTAATTAGCCTTTCTGCTTTAACAGGAGGGGAGCTTGAGATTAATAGAGCTGATCCTAGGCATTTTATTTTAATAAAGCATGTATATTCAAAGCTTGGAATTGATTTTGAGTATGATGAGGAGAATATATACGTCAAGGAGAAGCAAGATTTAAGGGTAAGGCCGGATTTTGGAGGGCACATTCCTAAAATTGATGATGGGCCATGGCCTGCTTTTCCTACAGATCTTATAAGTATAGTTATAGTGACTGCTACTCAGGTGCAGGGTACTGTTCTTATTTTTGAAAAAATGTTTGAATCGAGAATGTTTTTTGTAGACAAGCTGATAAAGATGGGTGCTCAAATTGTTCTTTGTGATCCGCATCGGGTGGTTGTTACAGGGAAAACGATTCTTAAGGGAAGCGTTCTATCTTCTCCTGACGTTAGAGCGGGCATGTCTTTGCTTATTGCAGCTCTTTGTGCTAGGGGAAAGAGCCAGATTCAAAATGTTTATCAAATCGAGAGAGGATATGAGGAAGTTGTTGGTAGGTTAAATTCTTTAGGAGCAAGGATCAAGAAAGTTTTAGAAGAATAG
- a CDS encoding YbaB/EbfC family nucleoid-associated protein has translation MAVNPLDFLKNMSNLKDNVDNIKKEMSQIVVYGKAGNDVVVIEMNGEFFVKKVTVKEEFFSDLDNEALEQMMKAAFNDAIFKVKEEIKSKAMGSIPFGI, from the coding sequence ATGGCTGTCAATCCGTTAGATTTTTTAAAAAATATGTCAAACCTTAAGGACAACGTTGACAATATTAAAAAAGAAATGTCTCAGATTGTTGTCTATGGCAAGGCAGGGAACGATGTTGTTGTTATTGAGATGAATGGAGAATTTTTTGTTAAAAAGGTTACAGTTAAGGAAGAGTTTTTTAGTGATTTGGACAATGAAGCACTTGAGCAGATGATGAAGGCAGCTTTTAATGATGCTATTTTTAAGGTTAAGGAAGAGATAAAGTCAAAGGCGATGGGTTCTATTCCATTTGGGATTTAA